A stretch of the Myxococcus guangdongensis genome encodes the following:
- a CDS encoding FAD-binding oxidoreductase: MSDAALPTDFLSALAEGFPSDFLTREPEELKEYGRDWTRVYTPAPSAVALPRTTDEVARLLALCHRYGVAVVPSGGRTGLAGGAVAAKGEVVLSLQRMARLGPVDLLGNTVRVQAGAVTEAVHRHCAEHGLTWPVDFASKGSSTVGGNIATNAGGVKVIRYGLTRNWVLGLQVVTAEGRVLELNGALEKNNTGLDLRQLFIGSEGTLGVITEATLKLTQVPGKQDVFLFAVPDVAAVLRLFRDAREQTAFVISAYEFFTDRCLARVRRHRKLRSPFEADSGCYVLLEAESRDASAVEAWLGSLFERGLVTDGTQAQGAAQAQELWALREGISESLSATGLPHKNDISLPVAGLEAFCAELEAVFQSRYPGWEICLFGHIGDGNLHVNVMKPDAMDKAEFLAHTKQADPTMFELVRKHAGSISAEHGIGLLKKDYLGYSRSEEELSLLRALKRTLDPRGLLNPGKVLDA; this comes from the coding sequence ATGTCCGACGCCGCGCTCCCCACCGACTTCCTCTCCGCCCTCGCCGAGGGCTTCCCCTCGGACTTCCTCACCCGGGAGCCCGAGGAGCTGAAGGAGTACGGCCGCGACTGGACGCGCGTGTACACCCCGGCCCCCAGCGCGGTGGCGCTGCCCCGCACCACGGACGAGGTGGCCCGGCTGCTCGCCCTCTGCCACCGGTACGGCGTGGCGGTGGTGCCCTCCGGCGGGCGCACGGGCCTGGCCGGCGGCGCGGTGGCGGCGAAGGGCGAGGTGGTGCTGTCGCTGCAGCGCATGGCGCGCCTGGGGCCGGTGGACCTGCTCGGCAACACGGTGCGCGTGCAGGCGGGCGCGGTGACGGAGGCGGTGCACCGCCACTGCGCCGAGCACGGCCTGACGTGGCCGGTGGACTTCGCCTCCAAGGGCTCGAGCACCGTGGGCGGCAACATCGCCACCAACGCGGGCGGGGTGAAGGTCATCCGCTACGGCCTCACCCGCAACTGGGTGCTGGGCCTGCAAGTCGTCACGGCGGAGGGCCGCGTGCTGGAGCTCAACGGCGCGCTGGAGAAGAACAACACGGGCCTGGATTTGCGCCAGCTCTTCATCGGCAGCGAGGGCACGCTGGGCGTCATCACCGAGGCCACGCTCAAGCTGACGCAGGTGCCCGGCAAGCAGGACGTCTTCCTCTTCGCCGTGCCGGACGTGGCCGCGGTGCTGCGGCTGTTCCGCGACGCGCGCGAGCAGACGGCCTTCGTCATCTCCGCCTACGAGTTCTTCACGGACCGCTGCCTCGCCCGCGTGCGGCGCCACCGCAAGCTGCGCTCACCGTTCGAGGCGGACAGCGGCTGCTACGTGCTGCTGGAGGCCGAGTCGCGTGACGCCTCCGCGGTGGAGGCGTGGCTGGGCTCGCTGTTCGAGCGGGGGCTGGTGACCGACGGCACCCAGGCGCAAGGCGCGGCGCAGGCCCAGGAGCTGTGGGCGCTGCGCGAGGGCATCAGCGAGAGCCTGTCCGCCACGGGGCTGCCCCACAAGAACGACATCTCGCTGCCGGTGGCCGGCCTGGAGGCCTTCTGCGCGGAGCTGGAGGCCGTGTTCCAGTCGCGCTACCCGGGGTGGGAGATCTGCCTCTTCGGCCACATCGGCGACGGCAACCTGCACGTCAACGTGATGAAGCCGGACGCCATGGACAAGGCGGAGTTCCTCGCCCACACGAAGCAGGCGGACCCCACGATGTTCGAGCTGGTGCGCAAGCACGCGGGCAGCATCTCCGCGGAGCACGGCATCGGCCTGTTGAAGAAGGACTACCTGGGCTACTCGCGCTCGGAGGAGGAGCTCTCGCTGCTGCGCGCGCTCAAGCGGACCCTGGACCCCCGGGGACTGCTCAACCCGGGGAAGGTGCTGGACGCCTGA
- the serA gene encoding phosphoglycerate dehydrogenase: MSTARFPPSPTRPILNEGPFRALLLENIHPSAEELLAAEGFQVERVSSALKPPELAERLRGVHLLGIRSKTTVPPEALVHAEELLAIGAFCIGTNQVDLTSANTHGIPVFNAPFSNTRSVAEMVIAEIIVLTRQLFDRSREVHTGQWRKVATGSHEVRGKTLGIIGYGHIGSQLGVLAESLGMRVMYFDVMTKLPLGNSRSVATLDELLAESDFVTLHVPALTSTHMMMGAEQFAKMKRGACLINASRGTVVDIAALASALKSKHLGGAAVDVYPEEPEGNSDGFVTELQNLPNVVLTPHIGGSTEEAQASIGKEVAVSLSKFFRTGATTGAVNFPMVEAPLIPGTHRILNVHRNIPGVLRDINRIVSDLNANIHAQVLSTDANIGYLVMDLDQDVSRPVCDAIAGLTTDIKTRIVS; this comes from the coding sequence ATGAGCACTGCCCGGTTCCCGCCGTCCCCGACGCGCCCGATTCTCAACGAGGGTCCGTTCCGCGCCCTGCTGCTGGAGAACATCCACCCGTCCGCCGAGGAGCTGCTCGCCGCCGAGGGCTTCCAGGTGGAGCGCGTCAGCTCCGCGCTCAAGCCGCCGGAGCTGGCGGAGCGGCTCCGGGGCGTGCACCTGCTCGGCATCCGCAGCAAGACGACAGTGCCCCCGGAGGCGCTGGTGCACGCGGAGGAGCTGCTCGCCATCGGCGCCTTCTGCATCGGCACCAATCAAGTGGACCTGACGTCCGCCAACACGCACGGCATCCCCGTCTTCAACGCGCCCTTCAGCAACACGCGCAGCGTGGCGGAGATGGTCATCGCGGAGATCATCGTCCTCACGCGCCAGCTGTTCGACCGCAGCCGCGAGGTGCACACCGGCCAGTGGCGCAAGGTGGCCACCGGCAGCCACGAGGTGCGCGGCAAGACGCTGGGCATCATCGGCTATGGCCACATCGGCTCGCAGCTGGGCGTGCTCGCCGAGTCCCTGGGCATGCGGGTGATGTACTTCGACGTGATGACGAAGCTGCCCTTGGGCAACTCGCGCTCGGTGGCGACGCTGGACGAGCTGCTGGCCGAGTCGGACTTCGTCACGCTGCACGTGCCGGCGCTGACGTCCACGCACATGATGATGGGCGCCGAGCAGTTCGCGAAGATGAAGCGAGGCGCGTGCCTCATCAACGCCAGCCGGGGCACGGTGGTGGACATCGCCGCGCTGGCGTCAGCGCTCAAGTCCAAGCACCTGGGCGGCGCCGCGGTGGACGTGTATCCCGAGGAGCCGGAGGGCAACTCGGACGGCTTCGTGACGGAGCTGCAGAACCTGCCCAACGTGGTGCTCACGCCGCACATCGGCGGCTCCACCGAGGAGGCGCAGGCGTCCATCGGCAAGGAGGTGGCCGTGAGCCTCTCCAAGTTCTTCCGCACGGGTGCGACGACGGGCGCGGTGAACTTCCCCATGGTGGAGGCGCCGCTCATCCCCGGCACGCACCGCATCCTCAACGTGCACCGCAACATCCCGGGCGTGCTGCGCGACATCAACCGCATCGTCTCGGACTTGAACGCCAACATCCACGCCCAGGTCCTCAGCACGGACGCCAACATCGGCTACCTGGTGATGGACCTGGACCAGGACGTGTCGCGCCCGGTGTGTGACGCCATCGCGGGCCTCACCACCGACATCAAGACGCGCATCGTCTCCTGA